In Chroococcidiopsis sp. TS-821, a single genomic region encodes these proteins:
- a CDS encoding DUF938 domain-containing protein yields MSNAVFDDSLRAQNPAWGVRNLEDIVAVAKKESLALIKTVAMP; encoded by the coding sequence ATGAGTAACGCCGTATTTGATGATAGTTTGCGCGCGCAAAATCCTGCGTGGGGCGTGCGTAATTTAGAAGATATCGTTGCCGTTGCTAAAAAAGAAAGTCTCGCACTGATCAAAACTGTAGCAATGCCA